The following are encoded together in the Glycine max cultivar Williams 82 chromosome 8, Glycine_max_v4.0, whole genome shotgun sequence genome:
- the LOC102664834 gene encoding uncharacterized protein gives MTEEPETNPPPPEPSIPSAPAAVEETAAPVTATTSQPSAEIVVPLALAPKRQRRPSVRLGEIGDQRASAHGHELHMRRPSMPPWSWRTPKESSRTSKARSVTNLTNGGEEFGNSNSRRGKAKRGPATKRLRTNWAPTATIDENGDEEGFRDFEHEHEQSPVHSVEDNGVDYWHVDRNEDPRVRVSENDGVESESRERRKSDGVRSWLYELGLSRYAPMFEIHEVDDELLPMLTLEDLKDMGINAVGSRRKMYTAIQKLRKCLL, from the coding sequence ATGACGGAAGAGCCTGAAACCAATCCACCGCCGCCGGAACCTTCAATCCCATCCGCACCGGCCGCCGTGGAAGAAACGGCAGCTCCGGTTACGGCAACAACGTCGCAACCAAGCGCTGAAATCGTCGTCCCTCTTGCGTTAGCTCCGAAGCGGCAGCGCCGTCCAAGCGTTCGTCTAGGGGAGATCGGCGACCAACGTGCCTCCGCACACGGCCACGAATTGCACATGCGACGCCCGAGCATGCCGCCATGGAGCTGGCGTACTCCGAAGGAATCTTCAAGAACCTCAAAAGCGCGCTCCGTGACGAACCTCACGAACGGCGGCGAAGAGTTCGGAAACAGCAACAGCCGAAGAGGGAAAGCAAAACGAGGACCAGCGACAAAGAGATTGAGAACAAATTGGGCTCCGACAGCAACAATCGACGAAAACGGTGACGAAGAAGGTTTCAGGGATTTTGAACACGAACACGAACAGAGTCCGGTGCACTCGGTGGAGGACAACGGAGTGGATTATTGGCACGTGGATCGGAACGAGGATCCTAGGGTTAGGGTTTCGGAAAACGACGGCGTTGAATCGGAGTCGCGGGAACGGAGGAAGAGCGATGGAGTGAGGTCTTGGCTTTACGAGTTAGGGTTGAGTCGGTATGCGCCTATGTTTGAGATCCATGAGGTCGATGATGAGTTGCTTCCGATGTTGACTTTGGAGGATCTCAAGGATATGGGGATCAATGCTGTTGGTTCAAGAAGGAAAATGTACACTGCAATCCAGAAGCTGAGGAAATGCTTGCTGTGA